Proteins encoded by one window of Arachis hypogaea cultivar Tifrunner chromosome 1, arahy.Tifrunner.gnm2.J5K5, whole genome shotgun sequence:
- the LOC112706275 gene encoding cytochrome b561 and DOMON domain-containing protein At5g47530 — translation MTMMWRVMLGMCVLSSVLVTTSLAQTCKTQSFSNNKVFKNCHDLSQLTSYLHWTYDQPSGILDIAFRHGGITTTNRWVAWGINPNNDLVTPMIGAQALVYLPQSSGNPRAYTTSIANTATQLQESSIRYPISDLSATYSNNEVTIFATLTLPNGTSSIVHVWQDGPLSASNVPQEHRHDSGHQSSMETLYLVSGQTQQGSSGASTRRKRNMHGVVNAVSWGVLMPMGAVIARYLKVFKSTGTAWFYLHVACQVSAYIVGVAGLGTGLKLGDDYPVDGTDDHKALGIIMVALGTLQVFALFLRPNPNHKYRFYWNVYHHIVGYTTIIISITNIFKGFDVLEKFGDYNSWKHAYIGIIGALGAIAVFLEVLTWIIYFNRKGSENKMPPHGNGVNGENGVNGANGVNGYASRPQQV, via the exons ATGACGATGATGTGGAGGGTTATGTTGGGGATGTGTGTTCTGAGCTCTGTTCTTGTGACAACATCCTTAGCTCAAACGTGCAAGACCCAAAGCTTCTCAAACAACAAAGTCTTCAAGAACTGCCATGATCTTTCACAGTTGACTTCTTATCTTCACTGGACATATGACCAGCCAAGCGGCATCCTTGACATAGCATTCAGACATGGCGGTATCACCACAACAAACAGGTGGGTGGCTTGGGGTATCAACCCAAACAACGACCTTGTCACTCCGATGATCGGAGCACAGGCTCTGGTCTATCTTCCACAGTCAAGTGGAAACCCAAGAGCCTATACTACATCAATCGCCAACACCGCAACACAGCTGCAAGAATCATCTATCAGATACCCTATCTCTGACTTGAGTGCCACCTATTCCAACAACGAGGTTACCATTTTTGCTACTCTCACCCTTCCCAACGGCACCTCCTCCATCGTCCACGTCTGGCAAGATGGTCCTCTCTCTGCCTCTAATGTCCCTCAGGAGCATAGGCATGATTCTGGCCACCAAAGCTCCATGGAAACCTTATACCTTGTTTCTGGTCAGACACAGCAAGGAAGTAGCGGGGCTTCaactagaagaaaaagaaat ATGCACGGAGTGGTAAACGCCGTGAGCTGGGGGGTGTTGATGCCGATGGGGGCAGTGATAGCAAGGTACTTGAAGGTGTTCAAGTCAACGGGAACAGCATGGTTTTACCTTCATGTGGCATGCCAGGTGTCTGCATACATAGTTGGTGTTGCTGGATTAGGAACTGGTCTCAAACTGGGAGATGATTATCCTGTTGATGGCACTGACGATCACAAAGCATTAGGCATCATCATGGTTGCTCTTGGAACCCTTCAGGTGTTTGCTCTGTTCCTGAGGCCAAACCCAAACCATAAGTACAGGTTCTACTGGAATGTCTACCACCACATTGTGGGATATACAACCATAATAATAAGTATTACCAACATTTTCAAAGGATTCGATGTGTTGGAGAAGTTCGGAGACTACAATAGCTGGAAGCATGCCTACATTGGCATTATTGGAGCATTGGGTGCCATTGCCGTattcttggaagtactcacatgGATCATTTACTTCAACAGAAAGGGCTCAGAGAACAAGATGCCTCCTCATGGCAATGGGGTCAACGGAGAAAATGGGGTCAACGGAGCAAATGGGGTCAACGGCTATGCTTCTAGGCCTCAGCAGGTGTAG
- the LOC112706277 gene encoding inositol-phosphate phosphatase isoform X1, with protein sequence MADNDSLSEFLASAVDAARKAGDIIRKGFYETKHVQHKGQVDLVTETDKACEELIFKHLKHLYPTHKFIGEETTAALGTTELTDEPTWIVDPVDGTTNFVHGYPFVCVSIGLTIGKIPTVGVVYNPIIEELFTAIRGKGAFLNGNPIKVSAQTELITSLLGTEAPTQRDKLSVDGCTNRINNMLSKVRSLRMSGSCALNLCGIACGRLDVCFELGFGGPWDVAAGAVIIREAGGVVFDLSGADFDITSRRVAASNPFLKDALVDALRQAQ encoded by the exons ATGGCTGACAACG ATTCTCTCTCCGAATTCCTGGCATCTGCAGTAGACGCTGCTCGCAAAGCTGGTGAT ATCATTCGGAAAGGCTTCTATGAAACCAAGCATGTCCAGCACAAAGGCCAG GTTGATTTGGTCACTGAAACTGATAAAGCATGCGAGGAACTCATTTTTAAACATCTCAAGCATCTTTACCCTACTCATAAG TTCATTGGGGAAGAAACCACCGCTGCGTTGGGCACTACTGAACTTACAGATGAGCCTACATGGATAGTTGATCCTGTGGATGGAACTACTAATTTTGTGCatgg GTATCCCTTTGTTTGTGTTTCCATTGGTCTTACGATTGGAAAAATTCCTACAGTTGGTGTTGTTTACAACCCCATTATCGAAGAG CTTTTCACTGCCATTCGAGGAAAAGGTGCTTTTCTGAATGGGAATCCGATCAAAG TGTCGGCACAAACTGAACTGATTACCTCTCTTCTTGGAACTGAG GCACCCACACAACGTGACAAGTTATCTGTAGATGGCTGTACAAATAGGATTAATAACATGCTTTCCAAG GTGAGATCCCTTCGAATGAGCGGCTCGTGTGCTTTGAACTTATGTGGAATTGCTTGTGGAAGGCTGGATGTATGCTTTGAACTTGGCTTTGGTGGTCCTTG GGATGTGGCTGCTGGTGCTGTCATTATTAGAGAAGCCGGAGGTGTTGTTTTTGATCT TTCTGGTGCAGATTTTGATATCACATCTCGGAGAGTAGCGGCCTCAAACCCTTTCTTAAAAGATGCACTTGTTGATGCTCTGCGCCAAGCCCAGTGA
- the LOC112706269 gene encoding putative MO25-like protein At5g47540, which yields MKSLFKNKPRTPADIVRHTRDLLRSLERAPDVRDPKRDDKMSELFKNIRELKSILYGDSESEPVAEACAQLTQEFFNEDTLRVLIKCLPKLNLEARKDATQVVANLQRQQVQSKLIASDYLEKNLDLMDSLISGYENTDMALHYGAMLRECIRHQVVARYVLDSPNMKKFFDYIQLPNFDVAADAAATFKELLTRHKSTVAEFLNKNYGWFFAEYNSKLLESSNYITRRQAVKLLGDMLLDRSNSVVMTRYVSSRDNLRILMNLLRESSKSIQTEAFHVFKLFVANQKKPADIVGILVTNRSKLLRLLGDLKLDKEDEQFEADKAQVMKEIAALEPKDRP from the exons ATGAAGAGCCTCTTCAAGAACAAGCCTCGCACTCCCGCCGATATCGTTCGCCACACTAGGGATCTTCTTCGCTCCCTCGAACGCGCTCCCGATGTACGTGATCCAAAGCGTGATGACAAG ATGTCGGAGTTATTTAAAAATATCAGGGAGCTGAAATCGATTCTTTATGGAGACAGCGAATCTGAACCTGTGGCAGAAGCTTGTGCGCAGTTGACTCAGGAATTCTTCAATGAAGACACTCTGCGAGTACTTATCAAGTGTCTCCCAAAATTAAACTTGGAG GCTAGAAAAGATGCAACTCAGGTGGTTGCAAATTTACAGAGGCAACAGGTTCAATCTAAGTTGATTGCGTCTGATTACTTGGAGAAAAACTTGGATCTTATGGATAGTCTGATATCTGG CTATGAAAACACAGACATGGCCTTACACTATGGTGCAATGTTAAGGGAGTGCATAAGACACCAGGTTGTTGCAAG ATATGTTTTGGATTCGCCAAATATGAAGAAGTTCTTTGACTACATTCAACTGCCAAATTTTGACGTAGCTGCAGACGCAGCAGCAACTTTTAag GAACTCTTGACAAGACATAAATCTACTGTAGCTGAGTTCCTTAACAAGAATTACGGTTGG TTTTTCGCTGAATATAACTCCAAGCTGTTGGAATCTTCCAACTATATTACAAGGCGTCAAGCTGTGAAG TTGTTAGGAGATATGCTACTTGATCGATCAAATTCAGTTGTAATGACACGATATGTCAGCTCAAGAGACAACCTGAGGATTTTAATGAATCTTTTAAGA GAGTCAAGCAAGAGCATACAAACAGAAGCATTTCATGTTTTCAAG CTATTTGTTGCAAATCAAAAGAAACCAGCTGACATCGTGGGCATACTTGTTACAAACAGAAGCAAGCTTCTGAGGTTATTGGGTGACTTAAAACTCGATAAAG AGGACGAACAGTTTGAAGCTGACAAAGCACAAGTTATGAAGGAAATTGCCGCTCTGGAACCTAAGGATCGCCCTTGA
- the LOC112706277 gene encoding inositol-phosphate phosphatase isoform X2: protein MSVTRIIRKGFYETKHVQHKGQVDLVTETDKACEELIFKHLKHLYPTHKFIGEETTAALGTTELTDEPTWIVDPVDGTTNFVHGYPFVCVSIGLTIGKIPTVGVVYNPIIEELFTAIRGKGAFLNGNPIKVSAQTELITSLLGTEAPTQRDKLSVDGCTNRINNMLSKVRSLRMSGSCALNLCGIACGRLDVCFELGFGGPWDVAAGAVIIREAGGVVFDLSGADFDITSRRVAASNPFLKDALVDALRQAQ, encoded by the exons ATGTCAGTTACTCGA ATCATTCGGAAAGGCTTCTATGAAACCAAGCATGTCCAGCACAAAGGCCAG GTTGATTTGGTCACTGAAACTGATAAAGCATGCGAGGAACTCATTTTTAAACATCTCAAGCATCTTTACCCTACTCATAAG TTCATTGGGGAAGAAACCACCGCTGCGTTGGGCACTACTGAACTTACAGATGAGCCTACATGGATAGTTGATCCTGTGGATGGAACTACTAATTTTGTGCatgg GTATCCCTTTGTTTGTGTTTCCATTGGTCTTACGATTGGAAAAATTCCTACAGTTGGTGTTGTTTACAACCCCATTATCGAAGAG CTTTTCACTGCCATTCGAGGAAAAGGTGCTTTTCTGAATGGGAATCCGATCAAAG TGTCGGCACAAACTGAACTGATTACCTCTCTTCTTGGAACTGAG GCACCCACACAACGTGACAAGTTATCTGTAGATGGCTGTACAAATAGGATTAATAACATGCTTTCCAAG GTGAGATCCCTTCGAATGAGCGGCTCGTGTGCTTTGAACTTATGTGGAATTGCTTGTGGAAGGCTGGATGTATGCTTTGAACTTGGCTTTGGTGGTCCTTG GGATGTGGCTGCTGGTGCTGTCATTATTAGAGAAGCCGGAGGTGTTGTTTTTGATCT TTCTGGTGCAGATTTTGATATCACATCTCGGAGAGTAGCGGCCTCAAACCCTTTCTTAAAAGATGCACTTGTTGATGCTCTGCGCCAAGCCCAGTGA